The sequence GATGACTCAGCGACGCTGTAAGCGGGAGGGAGTCCCCCCCAAGCTGTCGTGTGAGAATTAAACAGCCGAATGGGGGCTGAATGAGCGATTGGGTGAGATTGAAGCTATCGAGTCCCATCCGTTTGCATGATTATTCCGATGGTTGGAAGTGAAGTGCCGTTAGTGGACTGGAGGCTGGTATGTGGTGCTATAAAAGGGGAAGGGAGAAGGGATGGCTGGATGGCTTGAGAGGTTGGTTTGTGAACAAAGGACGAGAAAGAATTGCAAATATAGGTGGTTGACGTGGAGTAAACAAGGGGAATTATGAAGACAATGGAAGAAGACTATAGGATTTTTTATGTTCCCTTTTGAGCTGTGAGGTTGGATGAGTGAAACGACGAGTGGTTGGTTCTGGGTTTGGGAGGTTGGCGATGCTCCTCTGATGGACTTTTCCTTTGTGGCGTCTGGTGGTTGGTGGTATAGCTTGAAAGGGGGGTAATATAGGGATGTAAAGAGGAATTTTCGTTTGGTATTCATGTGGCCGAATTCGGAGGTGCGATTATAACAGCATATTCTTTGTGTTGAGCCAATTGGCCAGTTGTTAGTGGAAAGGGTTTTACTATGTCCTTGTATATCGGTATATGGCAGTATGCTCTGATCGATCTGCTTCACCGCCAAACTCGTTTTAATAGCCCTTACATCAAGATGATTTATATGTTATAGTGCTATTTATCAATCAATGCCCTCTTTGCGTAATATAATGTTAATTCCTTGCAGAGACGAAGTCCTAGGCAGAGCTACCCTGTAGTCGCAAGGTGGGGACTAAATTTTCACTTCTCCATTGTGACGATCAATATCCACCGATAGTGAATAGCATCTACCCCGGCGGTTAATgcttaatatagtatatatattggACATAAGATTGGCAAAGTGAAGTATTGGAGACTTTTATTTGTCGAGATATTGCACCTGTTAGTTTGGTTGTGCCCTCGGAGAGAGGCCAATGCACTAATGTGAAAGGGGTGGAAGTTGCAGAATTAACCGATGTAGACATGTTTCGATAGAGATATCCTAAAGCGTCATAGCTTTTCGCATATCAATAAGAACAAATGCTTAGCAAACGGTTTCTATTTGCTCCATGTACGAGCCTCGACAAAGAGCCTTTGAGATGTCTAGCGCAGCGGATCCGAGACTGCTCCCAACGCGTTTGCGGAATCATGATTTCCGGAATAGGAACTCAAAGAGCTGCCAAATGCTCCGTAAATATCTTTCTATTCAAGGTTAATATGATTCAAGATGCGCACTAATGTTATAATTCGTTGCCAAGGCTATGACCATTAATGTGCTTGAATGCGACAGACCTGTTTCCTGCTTTGTCTTGAGAGTCTCTCTTTCCTACGAATGCCTGAGAAGATCCGCCATAAATATTTAGCGAGTGAATAGAGAATTGAGTTATAACAGTCTTCACTTGATCTTTGGAAGAAACCCACGGTTTGGGGTTCTGTGGCAGTGTTTGCCATGTCAGTCGCTGTCTGCTCACCGGTCATCGAGGTGGAAGAGGTGGAACTCTCTCCGTCGAATGTACAATCTTGCTTCCGAGAGCGTAAAGtcgctgaagatgaagccgcTGGGAAGCTGCAGCTCGAGCTTTTGGAGAGGGTTGAAGATATCCTTGGTAAGCTGGACTTGTTTTGCCGATATACCTAAGTGATTGCGATATTGAATAGCAACGTTGAATCTAACTGTCGTTTTTATCGCTTCACAGAGAAGATAGGAAGGATACTCTCTCGGAATTTCCACAAGCTACCAACAAAAGTACAAGAATTGAGTTCTTCAACAGGGCCGGGAGATCTCTTGCAGCGTTTAAATCTTCTCACGAGAGATCGTGTTCTAGAAGACTTTTTACAGGAGAATCCCCCTTGCCGCCAGCTATTCTCAGAGCTATTCTACTGTCGCTACCCATATTTTAAGGAGCAAGAGAGTACCGAAAATGCTAGTGGCGATGAAGACCAGAAACTATCGCTTGCTGGATCATTCGACGAAGCGTTCGAATCCAAGGACCCAGGAAAGACGGACAGTATAAGCTGGCTGCCTGTCGTAAAAGGTATAGTATATCCATACTACTCATATCCATATAAAAGTGCAATTAACTAACGTCACACAAAGATAATGGAGATATTGAGAGTACAGGAACTTTGAGAAAAGGCTCGCGTTTGCGACCTCTGACAACAAACTTGACCTCGAAAGATGCGCTACTGGAGTGCATAGACGCCTACGATGGCTTTGATCCGCTTTACAGCGATTCAGTAGCGACTTTCTCGATCACAGACCCAATCTCTCTCCACGAGCTTGAGCTGGTGGAGAAGATGTATTCCCACATCGACACACTCTTAAGCAAGGAGTTAGTGGACGAAAGCGTCCAAGGCGTCCTAAATATGGCACCCCATCCCAAGACAGATTTCTCCGAAAGATTTGCCAAATTTTCAAATCTTTCGGAAAAGTTTCAAAAGGAATTCCAAAAGAAGATATTCTCCCAGCTGCCCGCAAAATCTGGAATCGAGTTGGAAATGACCATCGAGCGATATGATCAAGGAGCGAGCGCAGACGAAGACATAATCGGAAGCGAAAATACCAATTTCGAATCTGAGGCTTCGCAGGATCTGAACAAACGATCTGGGACTTCCACCACTACGGCTGATtcccagctgcagccttATAAAGGGTGGCATATCGAGGGACCCAGAGTCCAGCTAGCCAGGGCAAAGAACTTCCTGGCTGACTGCGACGTCGATCGGACTGCAGACTGGGCGCGCAAAGTCGCAGAACTGAGCGAGTACTTTGCATATCTGCAATCTCAACTCCAAGGGGAGGACTGGATTCACGACCTTGAAGACGCTCTTGATATGCTGCGCGCACATTGCATCTTTGAAAACTACCACTACGGGAATCCACAGCTCATCGTCGACTTTCCAACGGACATCTGGCCAACGCAGAGCAAAAGGCTACCTCCGATTCCAGGCCCTGAGATTATCCTTTGCCCCAAGCGGCGCGATTTGACGGCTCCTAGACGTCTTCTGCATGTGGATGTGGCGAGTGCTTACGACCAGCATTATGGTCTGCCGGCCGATGTCCTGAGAAGACATTATCTGGAGCCTTACTGGAAGGATAGCGAGGAGTTTTGGGTAGCTGGCCCATTTCCTGATACACCAGAGCCGGGGAACCTCGCAGCGTGCGAGAATGAAGCGTACGAGGAATGTATGGATGGCAGCATGGCGCAGACGGTAAAGTTCCTTGAGGGCAAAGGCAGCTTTCGCCCTCTGCAAAGAAGCACCGGCAGTCATGATGGCGCACTAAAGGTCAAAGGAGAGACTCTGGAAGCGTTTGCAAGATTCCGCGGCGGCAAGCGTGCGGCTCTCCAGCAGTGCCTTGGCATCTTCAACCATGACGAGAACCGGAAAATGTGCACTCTTTTGAGCATCGTCGCTCTTCCTGAGCCTGttggggagagaaagaacGAGAAGGCTGATGCCGGCATCGTATTCACGaccaagaagctggcaaaTCCACCCGAGAAAGAGTCAAGAGACCCCTGGGCCTACACAAGGTCCTATCAGCAGTTCAGGAATGAGGAATTGCGCTGGGCTCACTTGGTGAAGGGCCAATCCATCGAGAAGTCATCTTCATTGTTGTTTGCCGGAAACAATGAAATCGCTATAGATATTCCTAAGAACTGGAAGGGGCCCGTGATGTCTGATCCGATGAATCCCAGCATGATGAAGACGTATGAGCATTTTCGTCGCTGCCAAAAGATCCACCAGGGCTTGAAGCGAGCGGCAAAACGCGCGCCCCGAGATTTCATCATCAGACTCTTGAATGCCGTGGAAGCTGGTCTGGTGGGAGCAGAGTCCGTAACGCAAGAGATGAATCTGAAATTTGGCGAGCACGAGTACGAATCGCCTGGTGGAGGGACTTTTGCCAATATCCGGCCTACAGAAGCAGCGTGGCTAGAGTATATTTGCCAGCCGTCGCGAAATCGGCCATACATGCTAGAAGAATCTCTTGGAAGGCGGGGGGAGCTCATGCTCTCCAGAGTGGCACATATGATGGACGACATCAGCCCTATATCGCTATTCAGGGATACGAAGCCGAGAACGATGAAGGATTTTTTGAAGGAGCTGAATGTTGGATGTCGCGGGCCGGTAAAGAGATATAGATTCACTGAGAATGATGTGAAGCTGCTGGCACCAAAGCTGCATGAGTTGAAGATTCTGAGGTAAGCGtttctcccccccttttcccttATCCTGCTGGAAAGTGGAATTAAGCAGCTGATATCGAGACAGACTCTACACGAACGTATTAAATGGGGAGTGGATGTTTGGGCGGCCAGAGACAGAGTTCCATCCCGAAGACTTGGTCAAGTGGCCTAACCATGAGCCTCAAGAACAGCAAAGCCAGTCTTTGGATGATGATTTTTCAGAG comes from Trichoderma asperellum chromosome 3, complete sequence and encodes:
- a CDS encoding uncharacterized protein (EggNog:ENOG41), producing MSVAVCSPVIEVEEVELSPSNVQSCFRERKVAEDEAAGKLQLELLERVEDILEKIGRILSRNFHKLPTKVQELSSSTGPGDLLQRLNLLTRDRVLEDFLQENPPCRQLFSELFYCRYPYFKEQESTENASGDEDQKLSLAGSFDEAFESKDPGKTDSISWLPVVKDNGDIESTGTLRKGSRLRPLTTNLTSKDALLECIDAYDGFDPLYSDSVATFSITDPISLHELELVEKMYSHIDTLLSKELVDESVQGVLNMAPHPKTDFSERFAKFSNLSEKFQKEFQKKIFSQLPAKSGIELEMTIERYDQGASADEDIIGSENTNFESEASQDLNKRSGTSTTTADSQLQPYKGWHIEGPRVQLARAKNFLADCDVDRTADWARKVAELSEYFAYLQSQLQGEDWIHDLEDALDMLRAHCIFENYHYGNPQLIVDFPTDIWPTQSKRLPPIPGPEIILCPKRRDLTAPRRLLHVDVASAYDQHYGLPADVLRRHYLEPYWKDSEEFWVAGPFPDTPEPGNLAACENEAYEECMDGSMAQTVKFLEGKGSFRPLQRSTGSHDGALKVKGETLEAFARFRGGKRAALQQCLGIFNHDENRKMCTLLSIVALPEPVGERKNEKADAGIVFTTKKLANPPEKESRDPWAYTRSYQQFRNEELRWAHLVKGQSIEKSSSLLFAGNNEIAIDIPKNWKGPVMSDPMNPSMMKTYEHFRRCQKIHQGLKRAAKRAPRDFIIRLLNAVEAGLVGAESVTQEMNLKFGEHEYESPGGGTFANIRPTEAAWLEYICQPSRNRPYMLEESLGRRGELMLSRVAHMMDDISPISLFRDTKPRTMKDFLKELNVGCRGPVKRYRFTENDVKLLAPKLHELKILRLYTNVLNGEWMFGRPETEFHPEDLVKWPNHEPQEQQSQSLDDDFSEQDFVIPPSSEDFYEYPKGMPKREDVISLRDFINDPVRSSEWLRRTANFFHCLGFRLGKTLKTLQRRHEENQERTIDSETQEDNDSILRAIITRWEDDTEKLPNDPLNRPAKKNSSWRMTMTYHDVIKTADPDTYEKHQSAWADVWSQDGHPAWKEASEIVRKNLIREAYENKTMLWPLALPYNSYTANYQVADPTTWRERLSRCWKGEQSTEAHEARVDALDIHIQKEKENAKKERGTTTAQKQNPKPTRREPVWTFGHPSRKKAVHLFWDINNWPVHLQSESRRQIIASRGPKKQEHRDVDDAANDEATAACVEKLEIKEDEMPYWRKAEQRRKFVPGRDEFWMGDTPLQKRVFEKRMKRRLAPPGSKKHTWRDTLKTAVLGSPEKRKSEAISDDLPSLPANQIPQSRPAKRRHTRTFLRKMGKDEEERDLFAIARGEKGIRETPGTVPICTARRMALEEGEVTYYIPETRIWEVDMMEIDEPRIELGLPMKK